One Desulfobaculum bizertense DSM 18034 DNA window includes the following coding sequences:
- the murI gene encoding glutamate racemase: MDRSQLPIGLFDSGVGGLTVLKAIQQRLPNEDLIYLGDTARLPYGTKGPNTISKYALQCSARLVERGIKALVIACNTVSSVALQSLREAYPGLPVIGVIQPGAKAGVQATQNGRIAVLATIQTINGKAYQKAITTLMPEARVMGVPCSLFVALAEEGWTSGPLVEGIAARYLDPVFASSTPPDSVVLGCTHFPLLKDAIQNVVGKDVHIVDSAATTAEAVDIELHRLGLNKREGCGKKLFLATDDVSKFTKNGGKFLGSPIPQDLVELVNL, from the coding sequence ATGGATAGATCACAGCTCCCCATTGGCCTCTTTGATTCCGGCGTTGGGGGCCTTACTGTTCTCAAGGCAATTCAGCAGCGCCTCCCAAACGAAGACTTGATTTACCTTGGCGACACAGCCCGGCTGCCCTACGGCACAAAAGGGCCAAACACCATTTCAAAATATGCGCTCCAGTGCTCTGCCCGCCTTGTTGAACGAGGCATCAAGGCTCTGGTTATTGCCTGCAACACGGTTAGTTCCGTTGCCCTCCAGTCTCTGCGGGAAGCATACCCCGGCCTTCCAGTCATCGGCGTTATCCAGCCCGGAGCCAAAGCAGGTGTGCAGGCCACGCAGAATGGGCGTATTGCTGTTCTCGCCACCATACAGACCATCAATGGCAAAGCGTATCAGAAAGCCATTACCACACTCATGCCGGAAGCCCGCGTCATGGGCGTCCCCTGCTCTCTCTTTGTCGCCCTTGCAGAAGAAGGCTGGACCTCCGGCCCACTGGTCGAAGGCATTGCAGCCCGCTATCTGGACCCGGTCTTTGCGTCCAGCACACCGCCAGACAGTGTCGTTCTGGGATGTACCCACTTCCCGCTGCTCAAAGACGCTATCCAGAATGTCGTGGGCAAGGATGTCCACATTGTCGACTCAGCAGCAACAACAGCAGAAGCTGTCGATATCGAGCTGCACCGGCTTGGCCTGAATAAACGCGAAGGCTGTGGTAAAAAGCTTTTCCTCGCGACAGACGATGTCTCAAAATTTACAAAGAATGGTGGAAAATTTCTTGGCTCACCAATTCCTCAAGACCTTGTGGAACTGGTGAACCTGTAG
- the ilvC gene encoding ketol-acid reductoisomerase gives MKMYYDSDADMSLLRDKTFAVIGYGSQGHAHAQNLRDSGCKVVVGQRPGGENYELAKQHGFEPMSAAEAAKVADVIIILLPDQVQGEVYKNDIAPNLQPGNVLLFAHGFNIHYGQIRPPKDVDVVMVAPKGPGHLVRRVYTEGAGVPCLFAVYQDSTGSARDFALAYAKGIGGTRSGVLETSFREETETDLFGEQAVLCGGLTKLVQSGFETLVEAGYQPEIAYFECLHEMKLIVDLIYEGGMANMRHSISDTAEYGDFTRGPRIVTDETKAEMKRCLEEIQDGRFAREFILENQAGQASLFAMRARSAEHPIETVGARLRDMMSWLKK, from the coding sequence ATGAAAATGTACTATGACAGCGACGCAGACATGTCTCTGCTTCGCGACAAGACTTTTGCAGTCATCGGTTATGGAAGCCAGGGCCACGCTCACGCACAGAACCTCCGCGACTCCGGTTGTAAGGTTGTTGTTGGTCAGCGTCCCGGTGGTGAGAACTACGAGCTGGCAAAGCAGCATGGTTTTGAACCCATGAGTGCTGCTGAAGCTGCCAAGGTCGCTGATGTCATCATCATTCTGCTTCCCGACCAGGTGCAGGGCGAAGTCTATAAAAACGATATTGCTCCCAATCTCCAGCCCGGTAACGTGCTGCTGTTTGCCCACGGATTCAACATCCACTACGGGCAGATTCGTCCCCCAAAAGATGTTGACGTTGTGATGGTTGCCCCCAAAGGCCCCGGTCACCTCGTCCGCCGTGTCTACACCGAAGGTGCAGGCGTTCCCTGCCTCTTTGCCGTGTATCAGGACAGCACTGGCTCTGCTCGTGATTTTGCTCTGGCCTACGCCAAGGGCATTGGCGGAACCCGTTCCGGTGTTCTGGAAACCAGCTTCCGTGAAGAGACTGAGACTGACCTCTTTGGAGAGCAGGCAGTTCTCTGCGGTGGTCTGACCAAGCTCGTCCAGTCTGGTTTTGAGACTCTGGTCGAAGCTGGATACCAGCCTGAAATTGCATATTTTGAGTGCCTGCATGAGATGAAGCTCATTGTTGACCTCATCTACGAAGGTGGCATGGCCAATATGCGCCACTCCATCTCTGATACCGCAGAGTACGGCGACTTCACTCGCGGACCGCGTATCGTGACTGACGAAACAAAAGCTGAGATGAAGCGTTGCCTCGAAGAAATTCAGGATGGCCGCTTTGCTCGCGAATTCATCCTGGAAAATCAGGCCGGTCAGGCATCGCTCTTTGCCATGCGTGCCCGTTCTGCCGAGCATCCTATCGAAACCGTTGGCGCCCGCCTGCGCGATATGATGTCCTGGCTCAAAAAATAG
- a CDS encoding DUF465 domain-containing protein, translating to MENKDLEMIAEYADLNPEIKILWEEHQLYEKQLHKLERKAYLTPDEDRVVKELKKKKLAGKTKLMGLLERQAPM from the coding sequence ATGGAGAATAAGGATCTTGAAATGATCGCGGAGTACGCAGACCTCAATCCCGAAATCAAGATTCTGTGGGAAGAGCATCAGTTGTATGAAAAGCAGCTGCACAAGCTTGAACGGAAAGCCTACCTGACCCCTGATGAAGACCGAGTTGTTAAGGAACTCAAGAAAAAGAAACTCGCTGGAAAAACCAAGCTTATGGGTCTTCTTGAACGACAGGCCCCCATGTAG
- a CDS encoding DUF167 domain-containing protein: MPLPEYAKQHDSEHWTLDVWVQPGAKKSQVEGLHDGCLKIRLMAPAVENKANKALVAFIAKELSLKKNKVQIFRGEKNRRKTVMVEAGAEPSWPV, encoded by the coding sequence ATGCCATTACCGGAATACGCGAAACAGCACGACAGCGAGCACTGGACCCTTGATGTTTGGGTTCAGCCCGGAGCCAAAAAAAGTCAGGTGGAGGGACTCCATGATGGATGTCTCAAAATTCGGCTCATGGCCCCCGCTGTTGAGAACAAGGCCAATAAGGCACTTGTTGCGTTCATCGCAAAAGAACTGAGTCTCAAAAAAAATAAGGTGCAGATTTTTCGCGGTGAAAAAAATCGACGTAAGACGGTGATGGTTGAAGCTGGCGCTGAACCATCATGGCCGGTCTGA
- a CDS encoding DivIVA domain-containing protein: MAVSKIDILNKAFGRSFRGYTCADVDAFLQDVADTMGELAENNRGLENRISMLEQALEEHKSREKTLRDTLMTTQKMMDDMKATAQKEAQLIIDAANAKAETLLNQAHNRLAQIHGDISELKKQRTQFEVKLRSILDAHLRMLELDRQEEETLDAAEQKLKFLKKANV, encoded by the coding sequence ATGGCGGTTTCAAAAATAGATATTCTAAACAAGGCCTTTGGCCGGAGTTTCCGGGGCTATACCTGTGCAGACGTTGATGCGTTTTTGCAGGATGTCGCGGATACGATGGGCGAACTCGCTGAAAATAACCGAGGCCTTGAGAATAGAATTTCAATGCTGGAACAGGCGTTGGAAGAGCATAAAAGTCGGGAGAAAACTCTGCGCGATACCCTCATGACGACTCAGAAGATGATGGACGACATGAAGGCGACTGCGCAGAAAGAGGCCCAGCTCATTATTGATGCTGCCAATGCAAAGGCCGAAACGCTCCTGAATCAGGCGCATAACCGACTTGCCCAGATTCACGGTGATATTTCGGAGCTGAAAAAGCAGCGCACCCAGTTTGAGGTGAAGCTGCGGTCGATTCTTGACGCGCATTTGCGCATGCTTGAGCTTGACCGGCAGGAAGAGGAGACTCTTGATGCGGCCGAGCAAAAGTTGAAGTTTCTGAAAAAGGCGAACGTTTAG
- a CDS encoding YggT family protein, translating into MGPIIQGIVFILLQILFLYKWVVIISALISWVRPDPYNPVVRFLRGATEPVFYRIRRWMPFVYVSGVDLSPIVVLLGIIFLEIVIKGYFPLAMM; encoded by the coding sequence ATGGGTCCGATTATTCAGGGAATTGTGTTTATTCTCTTGCAGATTCTCTTTTTGTACAAATGGGTAGTTATCATCTCTGCACTCATCAGCTGGGTGCGTCCTGATCCATATAATCCAGTTGTCCGTTTTTTGCGTGGGGCAACGGAACCTGTCTTTTATCGCATCCGTCGATGGATGCCCTTTGTTTACGTCTCAGGCGTTGACCTTTCGCCAATTGTCGTCCTTTTGGGAATTATCTTCCTTGAGATTGTCATCAAGGGCTATTTCCCATTGGCAATGATGTAA
- a CDS encoding HAD family hydrolase, protein MFICNDFCGLDFLRGLRGVVFDCDGVMFDTLGLNRTFYNLMLEKLGLPEMTREQELYAHAHTVKESLSYLIPDERQAEVPAVYKSIDYTELIPSMQMEEGLIELLSVLRASGVRLGIFTNRLNTMHHILEHFDLTQYFDPVMTAEIVEPKPHPEGLYRIMEQWGAKPAEIAYIGDTSIDARVARRAKVPFWAFKNEGIQADMYLWEFWNLRKMVLQAAREGGVLGTPAKNPNFWL, encoded by the coding sequence ATGTTCATTTGTAATGATTTTTGTGGGCTGGATTTTCTCCGCGGACTGCGCGGGGTCGTTTTTGACTGTGACGGCGTCATGTTCGATACGCTTGGACTGAACCGCACGTTTTATAACCTGATGCTCGAAAAGCTCGGTCTGCCAGAAATGACCCGCGAGCAGGAACTCTATGCCCATGCACACACAGTCAAGGAATCCCTGAGCTATCTTATTCCAGATGAGCGGCAGGCTGAGGTCCCGGCTGTATATAAAAGTATTGATTACACAGAGCTTATTCCTTCCATGCAGATGGAAGAGGGCTTGATTGAGCTTCTGTCTGTGCTTCGTGCCAGTGGTGTTCGGCTTGGTATTTTCACCAACCGTCTGAATACCATGCATCACATTCTGGAGCACTTTGACCTGACCCAGTATTTTGACCCGGTCATGACTGCTGAAATCGTGGAACCCAAGCCTCACCCAGAGGGACTGTACAGAATCATGGAGCAGTGGGGTGCCAAGCCTGCTGAGATCGCGTATATTGGCGATACCAGCATTGATGCCCGCGTGGCTCGTCGAGCCAAGGTGCCTTTCTGGGCGTTCAAGAATGAAGGCATTCAGGCAGACATGTATCTGTGGGAATTCTGGAATCTGCGCAAGATGGTTCTGCAGGCTGCCCGTGAGGGTGGAGTGCTTGGAACTCCGGCGAAGAATCCAAATTTTTGGCTGTAA